tacccctaatataaacgcccatataacaaTCTCCTCGTACCACTGCCAACGTTgtattgcaatttacatgaaccacaacacaaatcaatagcaaatccaATTACTCAACATATCCACAGATTtaccacaatatacacaacaATCAATATCCATAACCAGTCAGTATATCCAACCAAGCAGAAATTGCAGCcaaaacagtattcacaatcataataaattatcattccacagtactcacaaccataaaattttcaaagctatttacatgccacacaaattttcccaatatattatatattaaaaaaaatagtattttcaatactaacattattcagaaaattatacctaaatatgtagaatttatacccaaaattagttggattaaaattaataaaaacgcagttataaaatatttcctcttACCTGATCCTTAGGATTTGACCTAAAattaacaaaacgagaccctgtattctaaaaatttcaacttattcaaatcttagaaaaatgtCCATTTAATACTTACTAGgttccaaataacaatattcgttaagaaaattccaaaataactcatttaccttggttttgggatgtttcccaaacctctcaaatcaaaattctgctccgcctatgttgcagagaatcttctcaggagtctcgtggtagcttccgatcattGAATTGGACTAAATTCGACccaaaatcgtagagagaaggtagtagggccaaaattctagagagagaaaggatacATGCAGAAAAATTTGCGCTGAAATGAAAGAATtcgctatttataggcagggattcgtcaacgagacttaTGGACTCGTCAAAGAGTCCAAGTAGACCGTTCGACATCGAAATcggaaactcatcgacgaattttagtaATATGAAAACCCCTCTCCGTAActcctcattgatgagacatgTGCCCTTGTCGATAAGCCAAGATAGAACGCTCATCGACGAGACTagttggttcgtcgacgattCTTTGCTGACACCCTTTAAAACATGTCTCtttcttcccttttctcttcttttattatttttattaaattaaattttttgggtcattacacctGTTCCCTACCTTAACCTTGGGAACTCTTGCTTGTTATGATACTAAACTATCTATTTTAggaattatatctatatatatatctcctatattacaggatTGAAAATGCTTCAAGTATGTAACTGCTTTCTACTAGtttaaactcatgttgtcacacattgatgtaatattTTCCACCTTACTGAAAAATGTCTCatcccaacatacaacctttgttttaggtcctATAGGGCACAGGTtttagttgctagagggacttggagtgtAGTATTGTGTGTAGTTTACATAAGTGTTTTGCATAAGTAATAGATTTAGTTCAGAATGTCTTTTTGGGGGATTGTAAGAACAAATTATATTTTAAgtacgtatgaatgtatgtaaggataCAGTTAAAACTCTAGTATGTCTATTAGATTTTGTATgaatggttatgttttccgctgtgcatgagAATACAAATCAGTATGAAACACCTGTATGCACCTTTCAGGGTGGGTTGTATATGTGTGTTTATTAGAGACAGGTGTgttatacaggtgtagtagcactctggggccgtataaAGGCCCGGGGCGTTACACCTAGATGCTTCTGGAATGGCTCTTTTCATGAACATTATACACATGCTTCTCCCACCATTCAAAGTCTCTTTTCTCATTAGAGGTAGTTTTGTCCGTAATAGGTGGGGGAGAATCAACCCTTAACGTAAGGTCGAGGACCATGACTCTAAGAACAATTAAAAGGTTCTCCTTCCATGACTTAAAGTTCGAGCCATTTAGCATAGGAATAGAATTGATGTTGGATGTGATATTAGCAGGTGTCATAGTTGAACAGAGAATAACAAACAACCATAAAAATTAAAGCAAGCTCacataaatcttgaaccaaaattaaattcaaaaacaGGTAATTCCCATCTCAAGATATCGTGTACTCCATTAATATTTTATGTTTGGACAAATATATTAACTTGTAAGTGATATCTTAGTGCAGTAATCAAATGCTGATAATAAGAATATGTCGAATAATAAATCTTCTTTTGGGCCGAATTATTATTCACATGTTAAATAGACCTAAAAATTATCACGCATTTATTACCACAGGTGCGCGTGCAATTTCTGTCAAAAATTTATCTTCCTTTGGGCCGATCAATTTTACATACATTACACGCACACAAACCgtttatattttaaaacaaaattgattGCCACATGAGTGGTCATTTTGGCGACTTGCTATATATATATGTCCTTAAAAATACCCacatttgaatttattttataactttattccttttaaaaaaaaaactagtcaAAGTTGGTCAAATCTGGTCAAAACGGTCAACATTGGTCAACTTGGTCAACCATGTTGAGTTGACCAGGTCCGAGTTTGCTAGGTCGGGTTGATCGGGCCCGAGTTGGTTGGATCGAGTTGGCCAAGTTGGGTTTGCCCAACTTAGATCCTAATTCAACCCATGAACCCCCACCTTAAAACCTTATGGACCATCATCCCTTAAAAATTGGGCTCACACCCAATTTTAATTTGTTGGAATAtactaaaagataaaataaaaattcaaaccaaatctttatctcaaaataaaataattaaatttaaatttaaactgcAATTTAGTTATTTCAATACTTAAAACAAAAAATTGTTGGGCCATAATTTAATTTTGGTTCGAATTTACTAAAAGATAAAACAAAAATTCAAACCAAATAtttatctcaaaataaaataactaaatttaaatttaaaatttaaatcgcaacaaaaatatttttccagaatGTAGGTAAACAAGATCTGACAATTTCTTAGTTGAACTGaagagctattattattattatttttaaaaaataactctaTCAACATGAAGATAATGGAGACCAAACATTAACATCTGTACGAACTGGATCCATATTCCAGAACATGGGCAAACAAGATTTGGCAATTTCTTAATTGAATTgaaggactttttttttttttataaaataactcTATCAACATAAAGATAATGAAGGCCCAAACAAGAACACCCTTTTTAATTTGATTCAAATCAAGCCAAACTTGAGAAACTAtttcccaatgatttaacatgaagccgctctgataccacttgttaaatcttaaaaaaaaatttccttttgaTTGATGAAAGCCATCATCAAACCAGAAACAGTCATGTCAAATAATCAAGAACATTAAACTAAATGCGGAAGCGTATTTGAATCCATAGCGTTCCAAGATGTGTCGAGCCGTGTGGATGACCTTCCAGATCAACACGTAATGTCAAGAGAATTCCTTTGACATTTTCTGTATTCTCTCTGGCGATGGGATGGCAAAAGAGAAATTTTTCAGAACCATTCCTGTGATTTGGGGACCATAACCACTATTTATATAACTGTTGGCCATATATATGTATTTCTATTTTCGTCCATCATAATAAACGGAAATTACCACTAAAGCATCTACACATTAAGGTCTACAACCTATCAGATACATTAAAACCCATTATTATCCAAAATAACCGATCACTTTTAAATAGGGTCTATCCTTATTAGACAGTCCACAACACATAATTATTTCACTTATAAGCCCATAATTGAATTTTGATCCAACTAAACGTTCCACAGTAGCAATGGTGTTTAATCAATGTTATATAAATTTATACTAGTGGATTAGGTCAAATGCCATTTTGCCATTTTTATATTAGAAAGAGTTTTCATGTATCTTTTCTGATATGGGAGGGTGATTCTATTCACTTCTTCTCTCTTTTGTATTCGGTCTCTTTTAAGAATCCAAGCTCCTTGCTTGCTTTcttttttcttaataaatttaCCTTCTTTTAAAAAACATAATATGATTGATCCCGGTATCTACCAATCAACATGGTACACCAAGCCTACTTAATACTTGATCAATTTTAGAATGACAAAAATGATTGacgacatgtatatatatataattttcattaaaatttttactataaaaaaaatgaaatctcTTAAATAAAACCTGGCctatggataaaaaaaaaaaatctatgtcAAAAACCCTCCAACCCAATAGATGATGAGCAATATTATAACTCGATTAGAGAACCCAATCTAACTAGTATCACATGacactaaaatttttaaaataataaattaaatgcaAGAATAAACTACTAATTCCCAAAAAAGAAAACCCAATGCATAGTCAAATTTTAGAAGCTATcataaattgatttttcaaatatccATTCACTATCTCATTCTCTTGCATCGGCACGCACACGTGATAAAAATATTCTTTTAGTAATTTATTTAGCAACTAATTGGTCAAATTAAATTAACAATTAACTCTTAAGAACTTAATATTGAACAAAAGAAAGATGGCAATTATAAAACTTTACACTTCATCGCTACCAACGGCTAAACCCCCCAAACCAAATTCAAATTAAGATAAACCAAACGCCCTGCAACAACTCATCGCTACCGCCTCCTCTTGCTCTTGCTTCCCACTAAAAAGAGAAGTAGAGCAGAATCCTGAAGAAGAATCCCCACAAGCAATTCCACTTGCTCAAATCCGTGATCCCCTGCTGCTGCAATATGTCGGACCCAACGCAAGAAGTACATCCTGGGGCAGAATTAACCGAAACCAAAGTCTCCAAATGACCAAACAGGACATGCATATGCACCCCGTACGCATCCTTTGGTAAAACAAATTCCTCCACCACATTCACTACTACTCCCTTCTCTCCCCCTCCATCCTTCACCATCACCCGCCCCGTCCTGCCCTTCCCTTCCTTCAACATCACTACCTCCCCACCCAACGTAAGCCCCATCGGCACCGCCCCCGCCAGGTCACCCTCCGCCGTAAACCCCAACACCTTTCTCCACGCCGCCGCCGCCGTCCTCTCCCCCATCACCCACACCTCCCAACCGCCCACCGCCGTCGCAATCAACACGCAAACGCTCCCTTCCCACACCCCAATTTTCGGCAGATACAGGCAATCCTCCGTAAACTCTACGAACCGAAACGACTCCGCTGCCACATCAAACGACACGACCGCGCACCCAAATGGCATCAGCAACCCAACCCAGTTCATGGTTTGGTTAACCGCCGCCACCTCGCGGTCGCACGAGCGGATCAACTTCGTCTTCGAGTTGAAGGCGACGTCTTTCCAATCATCCCCCCTCAGACTGTACACCTCCCCTTTGATCTCCTGTTCTCCGCTTTCCCCGCTTTTAAAGCGGAGGACTCTCACCACCTTGTAATCTTCGGTGCCGTCGCTCAGCCGGTGGGATCCAAGCCCCCCCCAGACGTACCGCAGCCGGTGGGACGGGCGATGGTGGACGGCGGGGAGAGCGCGGGTTTCACCGGTGGACGGGTT
This region of Malania oleifera isolate guangnan ecotype guangnan chromosome 10, ASM2987363v1, whole genome shotgun sequence genomic DNA includes:
- the LOC131166581 gene encoding F-box/kelch-repeat protein At3g06240-like, which translates into the protein MKRSSEFTEAIPYVPTDIVAEILLRLPPKAIGRLRCVCKAWAALVSSPYFITTHLNCSTSNKKNQQILCSLPFRNPRHRQAIYILRRGGDPTPLLTDFPPSVHFESDPECPVHVSSHHGLVCLWTHTQAHLWNPSTGETRALPAVHHRPSHRLRYVWGGLGSHRLSDGTEDYKVVRVLRFKSGESGEQEIKGEVYSLRGDDWKDVAFNSKTKLIRSCDREVAAVNQTMNWVGLLMPFGCAVVSFDVAAESFRFVEFTEDCLYLPKIGVWEGSVCVLIATAVGGWEVWVMGERTAAAAWRKVLGFTAEGDLAGAVPMGLTLGGEVVMLKEGKGRTGRVMVKDGGGEKGVVVNVVEEFVLPKDAYGVHMHVLFGHLETLVSVNSAPGCTSCVGSDILQQQGITDLSKWNCLWGFFFRILLYFSF